A genome region from Natronobeatus ordinarius includes the following:
- a CDS encoding phosphate-starvation-inducible PsiE family protein yields MAEPDDASTYRPDRWIAQTEHFVHYVEAFAAAVFAVLFAIGVVDLVLQIARATMTGEITDPLVVIGFIDTGLLLLIIVEVYQTVVAYIEESSTHRIVLMVTYTGIIAMVRKIITFRTGEFPTTEDALVAAVAYTLVLLGLVALLWVYRSSDEVAR; encoded by the coding sequence ATGGCCGAGCCCGACGACGCCTCGACGTACCGCCCCGATCGATGGATAGCGCAGACCGAGCACTTCGTGCACTACGTCGAGGCCTTCGCGGCGGCCGTGTTCGCCGTCCTGTTCGCGATCGGCGTCGTCGACCTCGTGTTGCAGATCGCCCGTGCGACGATGACGGGCGAGATCACGGACCCGCTGGTCGTGATCGGCTTCATCGACACCGGCTTGCTCCTGTTGATCATCGTCGAGGTCTACCAGACGGTCGTCGCCTACATCGAAGAATCGAGTACGCATCGGATCGTGCTCATGGTCACGTACACGGGGATCATCGCGATGGTCCGGAAGATCATCACCTTCCGAACCGGCGAGTTCCCCACCACGGAGGACGCGTTAGTGGCTGCGGTCGCGTACACGCTGGTGCTCCTCGGACTGGTCGCCCTGCTGTGGGTCTACCGCTCGAGCGACGAAGTCGCCCGGTAA
- a CDS encoding phosphoglycolate phosphatase, with protein MTPPLVLDIDGTLTRPDRWGIDPRVFDALREWDAPVVLATGKAFPYPIALCHFAGIPELVVAENGGVVYTGDDVHFNADPETPWAVAEAYEAAGYSLGWGPEDTVNRWRETEIAVESSQPEAPLRKLAADHGLEVVDTGYAFHVKDPAVSKGAGVRTVADHVGIDLEEAVAIGDSENDVSTFAVVGRSFAVSNADAAARDAADEVLEGGHADGTLSVLERVRADR; from the coding sequence ATGACGCCGCCGCTCGTCCTCGACATCGACGGGACGCTCACCAGGCCGGACAGGTGGGGCATCGATCCCCGGGTCTTCGACGCGCTTCGCGAGTGGGACGCCCCGGTCGTCCTCGCCACGGGGAAGGCCTTCCCGTATCCGATCGCGCTCTGTCACTTCGCCGGCATTCCCGAACTCGTCGTCGCCGAGAACGGCGGCGTGGTCTACACCGGCGACGACGTGCACTTCAACGCCGATCCCGAGACGCCGTGGGCCGTCGCCGAGGCGTACGAGGCCGCCGGCTACTCGCTCGGCTGGGGGCCCGAGGACACCGTCAATCGCTGGCGCGAGACCGAGATTGCCGTCGAGAGCAGCCAGCCCGAGGCGCCACTTCGAAAGCTCGCCGCCGACCACGGCCTCGAGGTGGTCGACACCGGCTACGCCTTCCATGTCAAGGATCCCGCGGTGAGCAAGGGCGCCGGCGTCCGGACGGTCGCCGACCACGTCGGCATCGACCTCGAGGAGGCGGTCGCGATCGGCGACTCGGAGAACGACGTCTCCACGTTCGCGGTGGTCGGCCGGAGCTTCGCCGTCTCGAACGCCGACGCGGCGGCGAGGGACGCGGCCGACGAGGTGCTCGAGGGTGGCCACGCCGACGGGACGCTGTCGGTGCTCGAGCGAGTTCGTGCGGACAGGTGA
- the glpK gene encoding glycerol kinase GlpK yields the protein MTATTYVGAIDQGTTGTRFMLFDHAGRVVSSAYERHEQQYPEPGWVEHDPVEIWEHTKTVIGGALEEADASPNELAAIGVTNQRETTLLWDADSGTPVYNAIVWQDRRTAGRIDELEAAGLTDEIREKTGLEPDAYFSATKVEWLLEHADPIKLERARPADVRERAAAGEVLFGTIDSWLIYNLTGEHVTDVTNASRTMLYDIHDCSWDDDLLAEFSVPEACLPEVRPSSDDRTYGSTDSEGFLGAEVPVAGALGDQQAALFGQACFEPGDTKNTYGTGSFFLLNTGEEPVSSDHGLLTTIGFQRRGEPVQYALEGSIFVTGAAIEWLADVSLIDDPAETSRLARQVDSTDGVYLVPAFTGLGAPHWDQHARGTIVGMTRATQKEHLVRATLESIAYQTRDVAEAMAADAGLEVRSLKVDGGAVKNDFLCQLQADLVGARIVRPVVDETTALGAAYAAGLAVGYWDGLAKLRENWRVDRAFEPELDRAVADERYERWGEALECARGWASDGS from the coding sequence GTGACAGCCACCACCTACGTCGGCGCGATCGACCAGGGGACGACCGGCACCCGATTCATGCTCTTCGATCACGCGGGACGGGTCGTCTCGAGTGCCTACGAGCGACACGAACAGCAGTATCCGGAACCAGGCTGGGTCGAACACGACCCCGTCGAGATCTGGGAGCACACGAAGACCGTAATCGGCGGCGCCCTCGAGGAAGCCGACGCCTCCCCGAACGAACTTGCGGCCATCGGCGTCACCAACCAGCGCGAGACGACGCTGCTGTGGGACGCCGATTCTGGCACGCCCGTCTACAACGCCATCGTCTGGCAGGATCGCCGGACCGCGGGACGGATCGACGAACTCGAGGCGGCCGGACTGACCGACGAGATCCGCGAGAAGACCGGCCTCGAGCCCGACGCCTACTTCTCGGCGACGAAAGTCGAGTGGCTGCTCGAGCACGCCGACCCGATCAAACTCGAGCGCGCCCGCCCCGCGGACGTCCGCGAGCGGGCCGCGGCGGGCGAGGTCCTGTTCGGCACGATCGACAGCTGGCTGATCTACAACCTCACTGGCGAGCACGTCACCGACGTCACGAACGCCTCGCGAACGATGCTGTACGATATCCACGACTGTTCGTGGGACGACGACCTGCTCGCGGAGTTTTCGGTTCCCGAGGCCTGTCTCCCCGAGGTCCGGCCCTCGAGCGACGACCGGACCTACGGCTCGACCGATTCGGAGGGGTTCCTCGGAGCCGAGGTTCCAGTCGCGGGCGCGCTCGGCGACCAGCAGGCGGCGCTGTTCGGCCAGGCCTGCTTCGAACCCGGCGACACCAAGAACACCTACGGCACGGGTTCGTTCTTCCTGCTGAACACGGGCGAGGAGCCGGTCTCGAGCGACCACGGCCTGCTGACGACGATCGGGTTCCAGCGCCGTGGCGAGCCGGTGCAGTACGCCCTCGAGGGATCGATCTTCGTCACCGGCGCGGCCATCGAGTGGCTCGCGGACGTCTCGCTGATCGACGATCCGGCCGAGACTTCCCGGCTCGCTCGACAGGTCGACTCGACCGACGGCGTCTACCTCGTCCCCGCGTTCACGGGACTCGGTGCGCCCCACTGGGACCAGCACGCCCGTGGCACGATCGTCGGGATGACCCGCGCCACCCAGAAAGAACACCTCGTCCGGGCGACCCTCGAGTCGATCGCCTACCAGACCAGGGACGTCGCCGAGGCGATGGCGGCCGACGCCGGGCTCGAGGTCCGGTCGCTGAAAGTCGACGGCGGCGCCGTGAAGAACGACTTCCTCTGTCAGCTCCAGGCCGACCTCGTCGGCGCGCGGATCGTCCGCCCCGTCGTCGACGAGACGACCGCGCTCGGGGCCGCCTACGCCGCGGGACTCGCCGTCGGCTACTGGGACGGGCTCGCGAAACTTCGCGAGAACTGGCGGGTCGACCGCGCGTTCGAGCCCGAACTCGATCGGGCGGTCGCCGACGAGCGATACGAGCGATGGGGTGAGGCCCTCGAGTGCGCTCGCGGGTGGGCGAGCGACGGTTCGTAA